The Arachis duranensis cultivar V14167 chromosome 2, aradu.V14167.gnm2.J7QH, whole genome shotgun sequence genome has a window encoding:
- the LOC110278286 gene encoding uncharacterized protein LOC110278286 — translation MRNPSFLLPFYANGDSVPSSLLLFHGSTSDSAIPPCSREGDPEGARECCPVSTVKEVATPYSKAFSHRRRRVAVAGSPSPRSIPFTEQQSCHGAAVQSPTRLQWPSQSNTPTRATISIKHSCQSVTKPSHAKSNSTMSSSESPIHTGSK, via the exons ATGAGG AACCCTagctttcttcttcccttttacGCGAACGGCGATTCTGTCCCgagctctcttcttctcttccacgGTTCCACCTCCGATTCGGCGATTCCTCCATGCTCGAGAGAAGGAGACCCTGAGGGAGCCAGAGAGTGCTGTCCAGTGTCCACCGTGAAGGAAGTCGCCACTCCTTACTCGAAGGCGTTCAGTCATCGCCGCCGCAGGGTCGCCGTCGCTGGGTCGCCGTCGCCGAGGAGCATTCCATTCACCGAGCAGCAGTCCTGTCACGGAGCAGCAGTCCAGTCGCCAACAAGACTCCAGTGGCCATCGCAGTCCAACACTCCAACTCGAGCGACGATAAGCATAAAGCACTCCTGTCAGTCTGTCACCAAGCCATCTCATGCAAAAAGCAACTCCACAATGTCTTCTTCGGAG